The following coding sequences lie in one Terriglobia bacterium genomic window:
- the rplC gene encoding 50S ribosomal protein L3, with the protein MAINGILGKKVGMTQLFDSNGDVRPATVLQAGPCVITQRKTANKDGYEAAQIGLVEFVKETRLNKPARGHLGKNNLPPVKFMKEVDVLVDGASGDGDQTKVGDRVLVDIFDGERFVDVTGTSKGRGFAGVVKRHHFRGGPSSHGSMFTINGSIGASAFPSRVFAGMRMAGHMGHARVTTRNLRVLGIDKDENLLVVEGAVPGPDGAYVVINKAKRAPRERRGFAGTGTVDPLKASKRATKKKS; encoded by the coding sequence ATGGCTATCAACGGAATCTTGGGCAAGAAAGTCGGCATGACGCAGTTGTTCGACAGCAACGGCGACGTGCGTCCCGCCACCGTCCTGCAGGCCGGGCCCTGCGTAATCACGCAGCGCAAAACCGCCAACAAGGACGGCTACGAAGCGGCGCAGATCGGGCTCGTCGAGTTTGTCAAGGAGACGCGCCTCAACAAGCCGGCGCGCGGCCATCTCGGCAAGAACAACCTGCCGCCGGTGAAGTTCATGAAGGAAGTGGATGTGTTGGTGGACGGCGCGAGCGGCGACGGCGACCAGACCAAGGTTGGCGACCGCGTGCTGGTGGACATCTTCGACGGCGAGCGCTTCGTCGATGTCACCGGCACCAGCAAAGGACGCGGCTTCGCCGGCGTGGTCAAGCGCCATCATTTCCGCGGCGGCCCCAGTTCGCACGGCTCCATGTTCACCATCAACGGCTCGATCGGCGCCTCCGCGTTCCCGTCGCGCGTGTTTGCTGGGATGCGCATGGCGGGTCACATGGGCCACGCCCGCGTCACCACGCGCAACCTGCGCGTGCTCGGAATTGACAAGGACGAAAACCTGCTCGTGGTGGAGGGCGCGGTACCCGGCCCCGACGGCGCTTACGTGGTCATCAACAAGGCGAAGCGGGCTCCGCGCGAGCGCCGTGGTTTCGCCGGCACCGGCACGGTGGACCCGTTGAAGGCCTCCAAGCGCGCTACGAAGAAGAAATCATGA